One Faecalicatena sp. Marseille-Q4148 DNA window includes the following coding sequences:
- a CDS encoding DNA alkylation repair protein → MTEAIREELHAFADEAYRAFNRSLVPGEILPMIGVRIPILRAFAKRLSKESFYSYLEATPEYYEELLLQGMIIGYAQMSKEERCRWLDKFVPKIDNWAVCDSCCSTYRFMAEDQEFWYQYLCKYVSGDQEYEIRFAVVSFLNYFVNERYIDHLFEHFSALHKEAYYVKMAVAWAVSVCYVKFPEKTERFLKEETLDVFTHNKALQKIRESYRVTREDKERLKGLKRK, encoded by the coding sequence ATGACAGAGGCAATTCGAGAAGAACTTCACGCATTTGCGGATGAAGCTTATCGAGCGTTTAATCGTTCACTTGTTCCGGGAGAGATTTTACCTATGATCGGAGTGAGGATTCCAATACTGCGTGCATTTGCGAAAAGACTTTCAAAGGAATCTTTCTATTCTTATCTGGAAGCGACACCGGAGTATTATGAAGAACTGCTGCTGCAGGGAATGATCATCGGATATGCGCAAATGAGTAAGGAAGAACGATGCAGATGGCTTGATAAGTTTGTGCCGAAGATTGATAATTGGGCAGTTTGTGACAGTTGCTGTTCCACTTACCGTTTCATGGCGGAGGATCAGGAATTCTGGTATCAATATCTGTGCAAATATGTCTCCGGTGATCAGGAATATGAGATTCGTTTTGCGGTAGTTTCGTTTCTCAATTATTTTGTGAATGAAAGATATATCGATCATCTGTTTGAACATTTTTCAGCACTTCACAAAGAAGCGTATTATGTAAAAATGGCAGTAGCATGGGCAGTTTCTGTCTGCTATGTAAAGTTCCCGGAGAAGACAGAACGTTTTTTAAAGGAAGAAACGCTGGATGTTTTTACCCACAATAAAGCGCTTCAGAAAATTAGGGAATCCTATCGGGTTACCAGGGAAGATAAAGAAAGGTTAAAAGGATTAAAGAGGAAATAA
- a CDS encoding GNAT family N-acetyltransferase has product MVKQAELSDLYDIAELAFELWPEHTIDELKDEMEEYISKKSCVIFLNWDGDIPNGFAQCSLRTDYVEGTETSPVGYLEGIFVREERRNEGIGTELLEACERWARNCGCTEFASDCELSNADGFSFHVRSGFSAVNRIICFTKQL; this is encoded by the coding sequence ATGGTAAAACAAGCAGAATTAAGTGACCTATATGATATAGCAGAGTTGGCATTTGAGTTATGGCCGGAACACACAATTGATGAGTTGAAAGATGAGATGGAAGAGTATATTTCCAAAAAGAGTTGTGTGATTTTTCTGAATTGGGATGGAGATATTCCGAATGGGTTTGCGCAGTGCAGTCTCCGCACAGATTATGTGGAAGGAACAGAGACTTCGCCGGTTGGCTATCTGGAAGGAATTTTTGTGCGGGAAGAAAGACGTAATGAAGGGATAGGAACAGAACTTCTGGAGGCGTGCGAAAGATGGGCTAGAAACTGTGGATGTACAGAATTTGCCAGTGATTGCGAACTGAGCAATGCGGATGGTTTTTCATTTCATGTCAGATCCGGATTTTCAGCTGTAAACAGGATCATCTGTTTTACCAAGCAATTATAA
- a CDS encoding IS1182 family transposase: MLNKDYYNDFFELGQQKINFSFFELCLPDDDPVYTLKKVMEELDFSGLLANCSDKGRTGYNPIMMYAVVTYANMRGIRAVDRIVELCERDLAFIWLTKGQKPKRDAFYDFKNKKLTADVLDELNYQFLRRLQKEGFITLKNLFIDGTKIEANANRYTFVWRGTINYHLAGLLDTIDLLYQKYNVLIDENEYGIKYDIPHAHIFVIEGMEKVRDVIEKNRKRKLTKHKKLSNNTIIEIDNCSPLEILKLQKNLIQIAEQEQITFVYGKGKRKSEIQQLYEELEACGERLMGYKECFEIMGTDRNSYSKTDLEATFMRMKEDHMLNGQLKAAYNVQIAVENYFIVQTYVSNDRTDYNTLIPVLEKHQKAFGDILEEVTADSGYCSERNLLYLKEHKISSYIKLQDHEKRKTRAYTEEIGKYYNMKTQIFEDELYYICHDGRELHHIRTETKAQTGYTQTFEVYGCADCSGCEHKAKCLYKYDAEKDREKNKVMKINEQWEALKEESHKNIQSEKGILNRQIRSIQTEGHFGDIKENDSFRRFNYRTSEKVYKEFMLYAIGRNINKYHRFLHEKIQKFEKKIEETVA; encoded by the coding sequence ATGCTAAACAAAGACTATTATAACGATTTTTTTGAATTAGGGCAACAGAAAATTAACTTCAGTTTCTTCGAATTGTGTTTACCAGACGACGATCCAGTCTATACCCTGAAAAAAGTGATGGAGGAGTTAGATTTTTCTGGCTTATTAGCCAATTGTTCTGATAAGGGAAGAACCGGGTACAACCCAATCATGATGTATGCTGTAGTTACTTACGCAAACATGCGTGGGATAAGAGCTGTTGACCGTATTGTAGAATTATGTGAAAGAGATCTCGCCTTTATCTGGCTTACGAAAGGTCAGAAGCCGAAACGGGATGCTTTTTATGACTTCAAGAATAAGAAACTGACCGCTGATGTACTGGATGAGCTGAATTATCAGTTTCTTCGTCGCCTGCAAAAAGAAGGATTCATCACACTAAAAAATCTTTTTATTGACGGTACAAAAATAGAAGCCAATGCGAACCGTTATACGTTTGTCTGGAGAGGAACAATCAATTATCATCTTGCAGGACTACTGGATACTATTGATTTATTGTATCAAAAGTATAACGTTTTGATTGATGAAAATGAGTATGGCATCAAATATGACATTCCCCATGCACATATATTCGTGATCGAAGGAATGGAGAAAGTACGGGATGTCATTGAAAAGAACCGAAAAAGAAAACTGACAAAACATAAAAAGTTATCCAATAATACAATCATAGAGATTGACAATTGTTCTCCGTTGGAGATACTGAAGCTCCAAAAAAATCTGATACAGATAGCAGAACAGGAACAGATTACATTTGTTTATGGAAAAGGAAAAAGAAAATCGGAAATCCAGCAGCTTTACGAAGAATTGGAAGCCTGTGGTGAACGTCTTATGGGATATAAAGAGTGTTTTGAGATCATGGGAACAGACAGAAACAGTTATTCCAAAACAGATCTGGAAGCTACTTTTATGCGGATGAAAGAGGATCATATGCTGAACGGGCAATTAAAAGCGGCATATAATGTTCAGATTGCAGTAGAGAATTATTTCATTGTCCAGACTTATGTCAGCAATGATCGGACAGATTATAATACGTTGATTCCGGTTTTGGAAAAACATCAAAAAGCATTTGGGGATATTCTTGAGGAAGTGACAGCAGATAGCGGGTATTGCAGCGAAAGAAACCTACTGTACTTAAAAGAACATAAAATCTCCAGCTATATCAAGCTGCAGGATCATGAAAAACGGAAAACACGTGCGTATACAGAAGAAATCGGAAAATATTACAACATGAAAACGCAGATATTTGAAGATGAGTTGTATTATATTTGCCATGACGGAAGAGAATTGCATCATATCCGAACAGAAACAAAAGCACAGACTGGTTATACACAAACCTTTGAAGTGTATGGATGTGCAGACTGCAGTGGTTGTGAACATAAAGCAAAATGTCTCTATAAATATGATGCCGAAAAAGATAGAGAGAAAAATAAAGTGATGAAGATCAACGAACAATGGGAAGCTTTGAAAGAAGAATCCCATAAAAACATCCAGAGTGAGAAAGGGATCTTAAATCGTCAGATTCGTTCCATCCAGACAGAGGGACATTTTGGAGACATTAAAGAAAATGACAGTTTCCGCCGATTCAATTACCGGACATCCGAAAAAGTATATAAAGAATTCATGCTGTATGCGATTGGAAGAAATATAAATAAATACCATCGTTTTCTTCATGAAAAAATCCAAAAATTTGAGAAAAAAATCGAAGAAACAGTTGCTTAG
- the rlmH gene encoding 23S rRNA (pseudouridine(1915)-N(3))-methyltransferase RlmH produces the protein MKITVITVGKLKEKYLKDAIAEYSKRLSKYCKLEIVEVADEKTPDQASEVVENHIRDKEGERILKYIKEDAFVITLEIGGQLLSSEEFAGKIEKLGIQGISHICFVIGGSIGLGQEVLKRSDYALSFSKMTFPHQLMRVILLEQIYRSYRIINGEPYHK, from the coding sequence ATGAAGATTACCGTGATTACTGTTGGAAAACTAAAAGAAAAATATTTAAAAGATGCAATTGCAGAATACAGCAAACGGCTGAGCAAATATTGTAAGTTGGAAATCGTGGAAGTGGCAGATGAGAAGACGCCGGATCAGGCCAGTGAAGTGGTAGAGAATCACATTCGGGATAAGGAAGGAGAGCGTATTTTAAAATATATAAAAGAAGATGCATTTGTTATTACGCTTGAGATCGGAGGGCAATTACTTTCTTCAGAGGAATTTGCCGGGAAGATAGAAAAACTAGGTATACAGGGGATCAGTCATATTTGTTTTGTAATCGGAGGTTCCATCGGACTTGGGCAGGAAGTGCTGAAACGATCAGATTATGCGTTGAGTTTTTCAAAGATGACGTTTCCGCATCAGCTGATGCGTGTCATTTTGCTGGAACAGATTTATCGAAGTTACCGTATCATTAACGGGGAACCATATCATAAATAA
- a CDS encoding FUSC family protein, producing MTFYQELQLNQAGSKQLIKQAEGRKEKGYHIFVYGCKILLTLIFCVAFVTGFSILFGSDNSIVGVVVLLSVMAFRFADLGIHAPHALSSLMMIWGIMTFGPRLANAGNLLTELLVNSVCIFVLMLLGCHNVVMFNQSTLLLGYLLLYGYDVSGRSYLLRIGAMAVGGLMTGIVFYKNHRNCTYKRSLRHIFEEFHLNSSRTRWQICVTLGVSSIIFLFGLLRLPRVMWAAIAVMSVLVLFQKDMKKRIQGRIPGNILGGVTFLLLYMILPEWMYEYIGVLGGIGVGLSASYGWQAVFNSWGAMSIAMTFLGVDGAIFFRIFHNLCGALYALGFYKLFSTIMDRIVLKQECKTGLS from the coding sequence ATGACATTTTATCAGGAACTGCAATTGAACCAGGCGGGTTCAAAGCAACTTATCAAACAGGCAGAAGGCCGAAAGGAAAAAGGATATCATATTTTTGTCTATGGATGTAAGATATTATTGACGCTTATATTCTGCGTTGCATTTGTGACCGGATTTAGTATTCTCTTTGGAAGTGATAATAGTATTGTGGGAGTAGTGGTGCTGTTGAGTGTAATGGCATTTCGATTTGCAGATCTTGGAATTCACGCGCCTCATGCACTTAGTTCTTTGATGATGATATGGGGGATTATGACATTTGGACCGCGTCTGGCAAATGCAGGAAATCTTTTGACAGAGCTGCTTGTGAATAGTGTCTGTATTTTTGTATTGATGCTGCTTGGATGTCATAATGTTGTAATGTTTAATCAATCCACATTGCTGCTTGGATATCTTCTGTTGTATGGATATGATGTGTCGGGAAGGAGTTATCTGCTTAGGATTGGCGCAATGGCTGTGGGTGGCCTGATGACGGGAATCGTTTTTTACAAAAACCATAGAAATTGTACTTATAAAAGAAGTTTGCGTCATATTTTTGAGGAATTTCATCTGAATTCTTCCCGCACAAGATGGCAGATTTGTGTGACACTTGGGGTTTCATCAATTATTTTTCTCTTTGGTCTTCTGAGACTTCCGCGCGTGATGTGGGCTGCCATTGCGGTCATGTCTGTACTTGTGCTATTTCAGAAAGACATGAAAAAGAGGATACAGGGGAGAATCCCGGGAAATATTTTAGGAGGCGTTACATTCCTCCTGTTATATATGATACTGCCGGAATGGATGTATGAATATATTGGGGTGCTGGGAGGAATCGGAGTCGGTCTGTCGGCAAGTTATGGATGGCAGGCGGTATTTAATTCCTGGGGTGCAATGTCAATCGCAATGACGTTCCTCGGTGTGGATGGAGCAATTTTTTTTCGGATTTTTCATAATTTGTGCGGTGCGTTGTATGCACTTGGATTTTATAAATTATTTTCAACGATCATGGATAGAATTGTTCTGAAACAAGAATGTAAAACAGGATTGTCCTAA
- a CDS encoding 3'-5' exonuclease: MLKTYVAFDLETTGLSETKDHIIEIGALKVIDGKVQERFSQFVKPPEPISPLITNLTGITNEMVANARPTEEIIAAFMKFCGENVLIGHNIMFDYKFMKIYAKEYGHRFEHSGIDTLKIARKVHKDLESKSLGALCEHYQIENQAAHRAYHDALATAKLYHCLGHYFQEKEPKLFEPQPLFYRPKKEQRITWKQKEYLQKLSGWYGIELSEDLEMMSRGDASRLIDTILKQYS; the protein is encoded by the coding sequence TTGTTAAAGACGTATGTGGCATTTGACCTGGAGACAACAGGGCTGAGTGAAACAAAAGACCATATTATTGAAATTGGCGCGCTGAAAGTTATTGATGGAAAAGTACAGGAACGTTTTTCGCAATTTGTGAAGCCGCCGGAGCCTATTTCTCCATTGATTACAAATCTGACAGGAATTACGAATGAGATGGTGGCAAATGCAAGACCGACAGAAGAAATTATAGCGGCCTTTATGAAGTTCTGTGGGGAAAATGTGCTGATAGGACATAATATTATGTTTGACTATAAATTTATGAAAATCTATGCAAAGGAATACGGCCATAGATTTGAACATTCCGGAATTGATACGCTGAAGATTGCGAGAAAGGTACATAAAGATCTGGAGTCAAAAAGCCTCGGAGCATTATGTGAACACTATCAGATTGAGAATCAGGCTGCGCACAGAGCCTATCATGACGCATTGGCAACAGCAAAGTTATATCACTGTCTTGGACATTATTTTCAAGAGAAAGAGCCGAAATTATTTGAACCGCAGCCATTGTTTTATCGACCGAAGAAGGAACAGCGTATTACATGGAAGCAGAAGGAATATTTGCAGAAGCTTTCCGGATGGTATGGGATAGAACTTTCGGAAGATTTGGAAATGATGTCGAGAGGAGATGCTTCCAGGCTGATTGATACCATTTTAAAACAATATTCATAA
- a CDS encoding sugar O-acetyltransferase: MTQKERMLSGMIYNPNDEEIMEEQFPYLDMLGEFNSLPSSAVKEREELMKKMFASCGTDCYIQPPFYANWSGHHVHIGDLFYANFNLTIVDDGEVFIGDHVMIGPNVTIATAAHPVEPSLRKKALQFNCPVHIGNNVWIGANAVILPGVTIGDNTVIGAGSVVTKDIPANVVAVGNPCRVLREIGDKDREYYFRDKRIDEEAWSL, encoded by the coding sequence ATGACACAGAAAGAACGTATGCTTTCGGGGATGATTTATAATCCAAATGATGAGGAAATTATGGAAGAACAATTTCCGTATCTGGATATGCTCGGAGAATTTAATTCATTACCGTCAAGCGCAGTAAAAGAGCGAGAAGAACTGATGAAGAAGATGTTTGCGTCCTGCGGTACAGATTGTTATATCCAGCCGCCGTTTTATGCAAACTGGAGTGGACATCATGTCCATATCGGAGATTTATTTTATGCAAATTTTAATTTAACAATTGTAGACGATGGAGAAGTATTTATTGGAGATCATGTTATGATTGGACCGAATGTTACGATTGCAACAGCAGCACATCCGGTAGAACCTTCTCTGAGAAAGAAAGCATTGCAGTTTAACTGTCCGGTACATATTGGGAACAATGTATGGATTGGCGCTAATGCAGTGATTCTTCCGGGAGTTACCATTGGAGATAATACTGTAATCGGCGCCGGAAGTGTTGTGACAAAAGATATTCCGGCAAATGTTGTCGCTGTCGGAAACCCTTGCCGGGTACTGCGCGAAATCGGAGATAAGGACAGAGAATATTATTTTCGTGACAAACGAATTGATGAAGAAGCCTGGAGTTTGTAA
- the yaaA gene encoding peroxide stress protein YaaA, with protein sequence MKIIISPAKQMKTANDFMKARSLPPLLDKTEQILARMREFDRAGLKELFRANDRITEENYIRYQNMDLRNGLSPAVLTYQGLAFSNMAPQIFTKEQWEYVQKHLKILSGFYGILNAADGVVPYRLEMQTKLEVNGKQDLYEFWGEDIYRVLAEEIHEEAKQEKRSEDPAVILNLASKEYSRAIAPYVEKDISFVTCTFGEEVDGVIKVKGTFAKMARGQMCAWLAANQIDTLEGVKKFQESGYQYAEAYSSSKELVFLKS encoded by the coding sequence ATGAAAATCATTATTTCACCTGCAAAACAAATGAAGACGGCAAATGATTTTATGAAAGCCAGATCATTGCCGCCGCTTCTGGATAAGACGGAACAGATACTTGCCCGGATGCGGGAATTTGACCGAGCCGGACTCAAAGAGCTGTTTCGCGCAAATGACCGCATTACAGAGGAGAACTATATACGTTATCAGAACATGGATTTAAGAAACGGGTTATCTCCGGCCGTGCTGACCTATCAGGGGCTGGCATTTTCTAATATGGCACCGCAGATTTTTACAAAAGAGCAGTGGGAGTATGTTCAAAAACATTTGAAAATTTTAAGTGGATTTTACGGTATATTAAATGCGGCAGATGGTGTTGTTCCATATCGCCTGGAAATGCAGACGAAACTGGAAGTCAATGGGAAACAAGATTTGTACGAGTTTTGGGGAGAAGATATCTATCGTGTTTTGGCGGAAGAAATTCATGAAGAGGCAAAGCAGGAAAAACGTTCGGAAGATCCTGCAGTTATTTTAAATCTTGCGTCAAAAGAATACAGCCGTGCGATTGCTCCGTATGTGGAGAAAGATATTTCCTTCGTCACATGCACTTTTGGAGAAGAAGTGGACGGAGTGATAAAAGTAAAGGGAACTTTTGCCAAAATGGCTCGTGGTCAGATGTGTGCCTGGCTTGCAGCGAATCAGATTGACACACTGGAAGGTGTGAAAAAATTTCAGGAATCCGGATATCAGTATGCAGAAGCGTATTCTTCATCAAAAGAACTTGTTTTTTTGAAATCATAG
- a CDS encoding FAD-dependent oxidoreductase, with the protein MYDVIIIGAGPAGISAGIYAVSRGMKTAIIEKNEVGGLIGKVSTVTHYTAVVENETGKTFADRMRCQAEDAGVEIIKAEVTEVHLKEAKKVIVTDSGTYTAEKVILANGTSPRKLGIPGEQELAGRGMALNAAKHGAQYVGKHVYVVGGADGAIKEALYLSKYAAKVTIIHFEEQLGCIAEFRNKVNQTPNMELRLHSRLHGVYGVDQVESLEIADERTGAVETIEDPGCGIFVYAGTVPNTELYQELTLENGFIPVNETMETELAGVYAVGDIRVKQVRQVSTAVADGTIAAIHAAQH; encoded by the coding sequence ATGTATGATGTAATTATTATCGGAGCAGGACCGGCAGGAATCAGTGCGGGAATTTACGCAGTCAGCCGTGGGATGAAAACAGCAATTATTGAAAAAAACGAAGTGGGTGGACTGATTGGAAAGGTTTCGACTGTAACACATTATACAGCAGTTGTAGAGAATGAAACGGGAAAAACATTTGCAGACCGTATGAGATGCCAGGCAGAAGACGCAGGTGTGGAGATTATAAAAGCAGAAGTGACAGAAGTACATTTAAAAGAAGCAAAGAAAGTAATTGTAACAGACTCCGGCACCTATACAGCCGAAAAAGTAATTCTTGCGAATGGAACTTCACCGCGCAAACTGGGAATACCGGGAGAACAGGAACTTGCCGGAAGAGGAATGGCGTTAAACGCAGCCAAGCATGGCGCGCAGTATGTTGGAAAACATGTCTATGTAGTGGGCGGAGCAGATGGAGCGATAAAAGAAGCGCTGTATCTTTCTAAATATGCAGCGAAAGTGACAATCATTCATTTTGAAGAGCAGTTGGGATGTATTGCAGAATTTCGCAACAAAGTAAATCAAACACCGAATATGGAACTTAGGCTTCATTCAAGACTTCACGGAGTCTATGGTGTAGATCAGGTAGAATCGCTGGAAATTGCCGATGAACGGACAGGAGCTGTGGAAACAATCGAAGATCCGGGGTGTGGTATCTTTGTCTATGCAGGAACAGTCCCGAATACAGAGCTATATCAGGAACTTACTCTGGAAAATGGATTTATTCCGGTAAATGAAACTATGGAAACAGAACTTGCCGGTGTCTATGCAGTTGGTGATATTCGTGTAAAACAGGTAAGACAAGTTTCAACTGCAGTGGCAGATGGTACGATTGCAGCCATCCATGCGGCGCAGCATTAG
- a CDS encoding YeiH family putative sulfate export transporter, which yields MNTMRQSWKGVLLCAALAVPSFLLGKQFPIIGGPVFAILIGMALAPMIKKKETFAPGIKFTSKKILQYAVILLGFGMNLEVVLETGKQSLPIILCTIGTSLIIAYILHRAMHIPGNISTLVGVGSSICGGSAIAATAPVIDADDEEVAQAISVIFLFNILAALIFPALGGALGFSTTSGEAFGIFAGTAVNDTSSVTAAASTWDSIYHLGSQTLDKAVTVKLTRTLAIIPITLVLAFLRTKRQEGTDGEKVSLKSVFPFFILFFIGASIITTAATAMGVPAEMFVPLKELSKFFIIMAMGAIGFHTDVVKLIKSGGKPIFMGLCCWIGITIVSLVMQHAMHLW from the coding sequence ATGAATACAATGAGACAAAGCTGGAAAGGTGTATTGCTGTGTGCTGCATTGGCAGTTCCATCTTTCCTGTTGGGAAAACAGTTTCCGATCATTGGGGGACCGGTGTTTGCGATTTTAATCGGAATGGCGCTGGCGCCAATGATAAAGAAAAAAGAGACGTTTGCTCCGGGAATTAAATTTACTTCAAAAAAAATACTTCAATATGCAGTTATCCTGCTCGGATTTGGTATGAATCTGGAGGTGGTTTTGGAAACCGGGAAACAGTCATTGCCGATTATTCTTTGTACAATCGGAACATCCCTCATAATCGCATATATACTTCATCGGGCAATGCATATCCCCGGAAATATTTCTACGTTAGTAGGAGTAGGTTCTTCCATTTGCGGAGGCTCAGCTATTGCAGCAACAGCTCCGGTCATTGATGCAGATGATGAAGAAGTGGCGCAGGCAATTTCGGTTATTTTTTTGTTTAATATTCTTGCGGCTTTAATTTTTCCGGCGTTAGGAGGTGCGCTTGGATTCTCCACAACATCGGGAGAAGCATTCGGAATCTTTGCGGGAACGGCAGTCAATGATACATCCTCTGTTACGGCAGCAGCTTCCACCTGGGACAGCATATACCATTTGGGGAGTCAGACACTTGACAAAGCAGTAACGGTAAAACTGACACGGACACTTGCAATTATTCCGATTACATTAGTGCTTGCCTTTTTGCGGACAAAAAGGCAAGAAGGAACAGACGGAGAGAAAGTATCTTTAAAAAGTGTATTTCCGTTTTTTATCTTGTTTTTTATCGGCGCAAGTATTATTACGACAGCGGCGACTGCGATGGGAGTCCCGGCGGAAATGTTTGTACCTTTGAAAGAACTGTCAAAATTCTTTATTATTATGGCAATGGGAGCCATTGGATTCCATACAGATGTAGTAAAGCTTATCAAAAGTGGCGGAAAGCCGATTTTCATGGGACTTTGCTGTTGGATCGGAATCACGATTGTTTCTCTTGTAATGCAGCATGCGATGCATCTTTGGTAA
- a CDS encoding HAD family hydrolase produces MKDIIFDVDGTLWDTTDVVAKAWNQAVASAGMEANHITGEILKREFGKPMNVIAEDLFPELTQEERERIMEFCCEYEHSYLEACEEDLCYEGMRDTFITLSGKCRVCIVSNCQSGYIEQFLRKTDLEAYVTDIECYGNTKKSKGMNIKAVVERNQLTDPVYVGDTAGDCEASGEAGVPFIFAAYGFGAVSGTEKIDHIADLLKFIE; encoded by the coding sequence ATGAAAGATATTATTTTTGACGTGGATGGAACTTTATGGGATACAACGGATGTCGTAGCAAAGGCATGGAATCAGGCAGTCGCATCGGCGGGAATGGAAGCAAACCATATTACAGGCGAGATTTTGAAGCGGGAGTTTGGGAAACCGATGAATGTAATTGCAGAGGATCTGTTTCCGGAACTTACTCAGGAAGAGCGGGAAAGAATTATGGAATTCTGCTGCGAATATGAACACAGTTATCTGGAGGCATGTGAAGAAGATCTGTGCTATGAAGGAATGCGAGACACATTTATTACGTTATCCGGGAAATGCCGCGTTTGTATTGTAAGTAATTGCCAGTCCGGATATATTGAGCAGTTCCTGAGAAAGACAGATCTGGAGGCTTATGTAACAGATATTGAATGTTACGGAAATACAAAAAAGAGTAAAGGAATGAATATTAAGGCAGTCGTAGAACGGAATCAGCTGACGGATCCGGTGTATGTGGGAGATACTGCCGGAGACTGTGAAGCTTCCGGAGAAGCGGGAGTTCCATTTATATTTGCAGCCTATGGATTTGGAGCTGTTTCCGGAACAGAAAAAATTGATCACATTGCAGACCTTTTAAAATTTATAGAATAA
- a CDS encoding 5-formyltetrahydrofolate cyclo-ligase — MRWKKLHLAEWKAKERKRYLHLRDTLSKDERKKKSKQICQTLCGLEEYRQAVDIFCYVSFRSEVETIALIDKILLEQKHLYVPRVFGREMRFFEIHSRADLISGTFGILEPVLRQGIVEASPSEESLMILPGVAFDADGRRLGYGGGYYDRYLEHVPGCRRVGLAYACQIADVLPQEVSDIAADMVITEKQIYKKSIKNS, encoded by the coding sequence ATGAGGTGGAAAAAATTGCATCTGGCAGAATGGAAAGCAAAAGAGCGAAAAAGGTATTTGCATTTGCGAGATACATTATCTAAGGACGAGAGAAAGAAGAAGAGTAAACAGATCTGCCAGACACTTTGCGGGTTGGAAGAATATCGTCAGGCGGTTGATATTTTCTGTTATGTGAGCTTTCGGTCGGAGGTAGAGACGATAGCGTTGATTGACAAAATTTTACTGGAGCAAAAGCATTTATATGTTCCGAGAGTATTTGGCAGAGAGATGCGTTTTTTTGAGATCCATTCCCGCGCGGACTTGATATCAGGAACGTTTGGGATTTTGGAGCCGGTTTTACGTCAGGGAATTGTGGAAGCATCGCCTTCGGAAGAGAGTCTAATGATTTTGCCCGGAGTAGCGTTTGACGCGGATGGGAGAAGACTCGGTTATGGAGGAGGTTACTATGACCGATATTTGGAACACGTTCCAGGCTGCAGGCGTGTGGGGCTGGCGTATGCATGTCAGATTGCAGATGTGCTTCCACAGGAAGTATCTGATATTGCGGCAGACATGGTTATCACAGAAAAACAAATCTACAAAAAGTCTATTAAAAATAGTTGA
- the yqfC gene encoding sporulation protein YqfC gives MAFLMSETHNQEKNLRRARMADAVNMPKDVVLGVPIVTMLGQIELHIENYGGLLEYTDVLIRIRTKAGQIKVTGEGMQIDFFTNDEMKVSGRIKSIEYPPLS, from the coding sequence ATGGCATTTCTTATGAGTGAGACACATAACCAGGAAAAAAATCTTCGAAGAGCGAGGATGGCAGATGCCGTAAATATGCCGAAAGATGTGGTGCTTGGAGTTCCGATTGTTACCATGCTTGGACAGATAGAACTTCATATTGAGAATTATGGCGGCTTATTAGAGTATACAGATGTATTGATTCGCATCCGTACAAAAGCCGGTCAGATTAAAGTGACAGGTGAAGGAATGCAGATAGATTTTTTTACGAATGATGAAATGAAAGTAAGCGGACGTATTAAAAGTATTGAATACCCGCCGCTGTCTTAA